The following coding sequences are from one Paracoccus alcaliphilus window:
- the fnrL gene encoding transcriptional regulator FnrL encodes MRCVECPIRYRAVCAQCESDELSLLEGMKFYRSFEPGQPIVWEGDRMDFVASVVIGVATLTQTLEDGRTQMVGLLLPSDFLGRPGRDHAAYNASATSKVVLCCFRRKPFDELMRTMPHIAHRLLEMTLDELDAAREWMLLLGRKTAREKIASFITIIARREAALRKSRPGGRMEIELPLTRDAMADYLGLTLETVSRQVSALKKDGVITLNGKRGVILHDFARLVGESGDDADGGLLA; translated from the coding sequence ATGCGCTGTGTGGAATGCCCTATTCGCTATCGTGCGGTTTGCGCGCAATGCGAATCGGACGAGTTGTCGCTGCTGGAGGGGATGAAGTTCTATCGCAGCTTTGAGCCCGGGCAGCCCATCGTCTGGGAAGGCGACCGGATGGATTTCGTCGCGTCGGTCGTGATCGGCGTCGCCACGCTGACCCAGACGCTGGAGGACGGGCGCACCCAGATGGTCGGGCTGCTGCTGCCAAGCGATTTTCTGGGCCGTCCGGGACGCGACCACGCCGCCTATAACGCCTCGGCGACCAGCAAGGTCGTGCTGTGCTGTTTCCGCCGCAAGCCCTTTGACGAATTGATGCGCACGATGCCGCATATCGCCCATCGCCTGCTGGAAATGACCCTGGACGAGCTGGACGCGGCGCGTGAATGGATGCTGCTGCTGGGCCGCAAGACCGCACGCGAGAAGATCGCCTCGTTCATCACCATCATCGCCCGCAGAGAGGCCGCCCTGCGCAAAAGCCGCCCCGGTGGCCGAATGGAGATCGAGTTGCCGCTGACCCGCGATGCCATGGCCGATTATCTGGGCCTGACGCTGGAAACCGTCAGCCGCCAGGTCAGTGCGCTGAAAAAGGATGGCGTGATCACGCTGAACGGCAAGCGCGGCGTGATCCTGCATGACTTTGCCCGGCTGGTTGGCGAATCCGGCGACGATGCCGATGGCGGGCTGCTGGCCTGA
- the hemN gene encoding oxygen-independent coproporphyrinogen III oxidase: protein MSTISQLRSLGLFDARVPRYTSYPPANHFTASVAADQAADWIGMIPKGAEISLYLHVPFCRRLCWFCACRTQGTQSLDPVRAYVETLLAEIRMLRQRLPGVRLSRLHWGGGTPTLLPPDLIERLAVAVFDAFPLIRDGEFSVEIDPSEIDPARMAALAAVGMNRASIGVQDFDPLIQQTIGRMQSFEITAQAVQMIRDAGVDSVNADILYGLPHQDQRRMSETVQKLLALSPDRVALYGYAHVPWMSKRQVMIPDDTLPGNEERLHLFETARDLFRADGYLDIGIDHFARHRDRLARARDRGRLRRNFQGYTDDRAVHLIGLGASSISRFPQGYAQNAPATGAYTARIRAGQLATTRGHAFTAEDHWRGRMIESLMCDFRISSAEMKKDFGLDEAQLQATFAPLVARFGQVVELRPDGLLIRPEARALTRLIAQMLDGYEAPSGGHSLAI, encoded by the coding sequence ATGAGCACGATTTCGCAACTTCGCAGCCTGGGACTGTTTGACGCGCGTGTGCCGCGCTATACCAGCTATCCTCCGGCCAATCATTTCACGGCTTCGGTCGCTGCCGATCAGGCCGCCGACTGGATCGGCATGATCCCCAAAGGGGCCGAAATCTCACTGTATCTGCATGTGCCCTTCTGTCGGCGCCTGTGCTGGTTTTGCGCCTGCCGGACGCAGGGAACGCAAAGCCTTGACCCGGTGCGCGCCTATGTCGAGACCTTGCTGGCCGAGATCCGCATGCTGCGCCAGCGGCTGCCGGGTGTCCGCCTGTCGCGGCTGCATTGGGGCGGGGGCACGCCGACGCTGCTGCCGCCCGATCTGATCGAGCGGCTGGCGGTCGCGGTTTTCGACGCCTTCCCGCTGATTCGCGATGGCGAATTCTCGGTCGAGATCGACCCTTCGGAAATCGACCCGGCGCGGATGGCGGCGCTGGCGGCGGTGGGGATGAACCGGGCCTCGATCGGGGTGCAGGATTTCGACCCGCTGATCCAGCAGACCATCGGGCGGATGCAAAGCTTCGAGATCACCGCGCAGGCCGTGCAGATGATTCGGGATGCCGGGGTGGACAGCGTGAATGCCGACATCCTGTATGGGCTGCCGCATCAGGACCAGCGGCGAATGTCGGAAACCGTGCAGAAGCTGCTGGCGCTGTCGCCCGACCGGGTGGCGCTTTACGGCTATGCTCATGTGCCGTGGATGTCCAAGCGGCAGGTGATGATTCCCGACGACACGCTGCCCGGCAACGAAGAGCGCCTGCATCTGTTCGAGACTGCCCGCGATCTGTTCCGCGCCGATGGCTATCTGGATATCGGCATCGACCATTTTGCCCGTCATCGCGACCGGCTGGCACGGGCGCGGGATCGGGGCAGGCTGCGGCGGAACTTTCAGGGCTATACCGATGACCGCGCGGTTCACCTGATCGGGTTGGGGGCCTCGTCGATCTCGCGCTTTCCGCAGGGCTATGCGCAGAATGCCCCGGCGACGGGCGCCTATACCGCCCGCATCCGCGCGGGGCAGCTGGCCACCACGCGCGGCCATGCCTTCACCGCCGAGGATCACTGGCGCGGCCGCATGATCGAGTCGTTGATGTGCGATTTCCGCATCTCTTCGGCCGAGATGAAGAAGGATTTCGGACTGGACGAGGCGCAGTTGCAGGCGACCTTTGCCCCGCTGGTGGCGCGTTTCGGTCAGGTGGTCGAATTGCGTCCCGACGGGCTGTTGATCCGCCCCGAGGCCCGCGCCCTGACCCGGCTGATTGCGCAGATGCTGGACGGGTACGAGGCCCCGTCGGGCGGCCACAGTCTGGCGATCTGA
- a CDS encoding cation diffusion facilitator family transporter, with protein MGHAHHHHNHKHGHGHHHHFLDGDSAIGWAVAVNLALTVAQIVGGLIAGSTALIADGIHNLSDALALVLAFGARRLARRAATPEWSFGWGRAEIVAAFVNYLALIAVSLWLAVEAIGRLADPPQVAGGLVMALAGFALVIDLATAALVWRQSKDSVNIRAAFLHNLADAGVSVAVILGGALIWAFGWNLADPILTLGISAVILWHIALEIGPVFRMLMLAAPPGSDPGAILNALNDLEGVASAHHLHLWQIDEKRVAASVHLVVPGPDYLPVTRAAKRMLSRDFGISHATVEVEPPNACADNLPDHSHA; from the coding sequence ATGGGACATGCCCACCACCATCATAACCACAAGCACGGGCATGGACATCACCACCATTTCCTTGACGGTGACAGCGCCATAGGCTGGGCGGTCGCCGTCAATCTGGCGCTGACGGTGGCGCAGATCGTGGGCGGGCTGATCGCCGGATCCACCGCGCTGATCGCAGACGGGATCCACAACCTCTCTGACGCGCTGGCGCTGGTGCTGGCCTTTGGCGCGCGTCGGCTGGCGCGCCGCGCGGCGACGCCGGAATGGAGTTTCGGCTGGGGCCGGGCCGAGATCGTCGCGGCCTTCGTCAACTATCTGGCGCTGATCGCCGTGTCACTCTGGCTGGCGGTCGAGGCGATCGGGCGGCTAGCCGATCCGCCGCAGGTCGCGGGCGGGCTGGTCATGGCGCTGGCCGGCTTCGCGCTGGTGATCGATCTGGCCACGGCGGCGCTGGTCTGGCGGCAATCGAAGGACAGCGTGAATATCCGCGCGGCCTTCCTGCACAATCTGGCCGATGCCGGGGTATCCGTCGCGGTGATCCTTGGCGGGGCGCTGATCTGGGCCTTTGGCTGGAACCTTGCCGACCCGATCCTGACGCTGGGGATTTCCGCCGTCATCCTGTGGCATATCGCGCTGGAGATCGGCCCGGTCTTTCGGATGCTGATGCTGGCCGCGCCTCCGGGCAGCGATCCGGGCGCGATCCTGAACGCGCTGAACGATCTGGAGGGCGTCGCCAGCGCCCATCACCTGCATCTGTGGCAGATCGACGAAAAGCGCGTGGCCGCGTCGGTGCATCTGGTGGTGCCGGGGCCGGATTACCTGCCCGTCACCCGAGCCGCCAAGCGGATGCTGTCACGCGATTTCGGCATCAGCCACGCCACGGTCGAGGTCGAGCCACCCAATGCCTGCGCCGACAACCTGCCCGATCACAGCCACGCCTGA
- the polA gene encoding DNA polymerase I has translation MTPTSFGKGCHLHLIDGSAFIFRAYHALPPLTRKSDGLPVGAVAGFCNMLWKYVTDEHGSDAPTHAAVIFDHSSKTFRNEIYPAYKANRPEPPEDLRPQFPLTRDATRAFNVSCIETEGYEADDIIAALACQARDAGGSVTIVSSDKDLMQLVGDGVRMLDPIKGKLIGPEEVAEKFGVGPDRVIDVQALAGDSVDNVPGAPGIGIKTAAQLINEYGDLETLLERASEIKQPKRRQTLIDHAEQIRISKRLVTLDCDTPLEGSLQDLEIRDPDPDALLGFLADMEFRTLTARVAERLGAEAPAVTSAPPSSAPAAPELPAIDHAGYQTVTEMAALGDWIAAITEAGQVAIDCETTSLDEMQAKLVGISLAVVPGRACYIPVGHVAGSDDLFGQAMLVEGQLPQDQVLAALKPVLEDPAILKIGQNLKYDWKIFARHGIRMASLADTMLMSYALNAGSHNHGMDELAERYLGHKCIPIKELIGSGKSQITFDRVAIDKAAPYAAEDAEITLRLYDHFTPMLSDQRVTTAYELLERPMIPVLADMELAGIKVDTDTLKRMSNAFAQKMAALEDEIHELAGEKFNVGSPKQLGEILFDKMSLAGGKQGKTGAYSTSADVLEDLAAEGHDLPARILDWRQISKLKSTYTDALQTHVDPDTGRVHTSYSITGAQTGRLASTDPNLQNIPVRTEEGRRIREAFLATPGHRLVSLDYSQIELRILAHVADIPALKQAFLDGIDIHAMTASQMFGVPVEGMDPMIRRRAKAINFGVIYGISGFGLSRNLRIPRAEAQAFIDTYFQRFPEIRAYMDKTVADAKQDGHVRTLFGRRINTPGINQSGPAAGGARRAAINAPIQGAAADIIRRAMIRMPDAIRDLPARMLLQVHDELVFEVEESAVDDLIAAARRIMEGAAEPAVKLNVPLVVDAGQGMNWAEAH, from the coding sequence ATGACCCCGACCAGCTTCGGCAAAGGCTGCCATCTCCACCTGATCGACGGCTCGGCCTTCATCTTCCGCGCCTATCACGCGCTGCCGCCGCTGACCCGCAAATCCGACGGGCTGCCGGTCGGCGCGGTGGCCGGGTTCTGCAACATGCTGTGGAAATATGTCACCGACGAACATGGCAGCGACGCACCGACCCATGCGGCGGTGATCTTCGACCATTCCTCGAAAACCTTCCGCAACGAGATCTATCCCGCCTACAAGGCCAACCGCCCCGAACCGCCCGAGGATCTGCGCCCGCAATTCCCCCTGACGCGCGACGCCACCCGCGCCTTCAACGTCTCCTGCATCGAGACCGAGGGCTATGAGGCCGATGACATCATCGCCGCCCTTGCCTGTCAGGCCCGCGACGCGGGCGGCAGCGTTACCATTGTCAGCAGCGACAAGGACCTGATGCAGCTGGTCGGCGATGGCGTGCGGATGCTGGACCCGATCAAGGGCAAGCTGATCGGCCCCGAAGAGGTCGCCGAGAAATTCGGCGTCGGCCCCGACCGGGTGATCGACGTGCAGGCGCTGGCGGGCGATTCGGTCGATAACGTCCCCGGCGCGCCGGGCATCGGCATCAAGACCGCCGCGCAGCTGATCAACGAATATGGCGATCTGGAAACGCTGCTGGAACGCGCGTCCGAAATCAAGCAACCCAAGCGCCGCCAGACCCTGATCGACCATGCCGAACAGATCCGCATCTCGAAACGGCTGGTCACGCTGGACTGCGACACGCCGCTGGAAGGCAGCTTGCAGGATCTGGAAATCCGCGACCCCGACCCCGACGCGCTGCTGGGCTTTCTGGCCGATATGGAGTTCCGCACCCTGACCGCGCGGGTGGCCGAACGTCTGGGCGCCGAGGCCCCCGCCGTCACCTCGGCCCCGCCCTCGAGCGCCCCTGCTGCGCCGGAACTGCCTGCCATCGACCATGCGGGTTATCAGACCGTGACCGAGATGGCCGCGCTGGGTGACTGGATCGCCGCCATCACCGAGGCCGGACAGGTCGCCATCGACTGCGAGACAACCAGCCTAGACGAAATGCAGGCGAAGCTGGTCGGCATCTCTCTGGCCGTCGTTCCGGGGCGGGCCTGCTATATCCCGGTGGGCCATGTCGCGGGCAGCGACGACCTGTTCGGTCAGGCCATGCTGGTCGAGGGCCAGTTGCCGCAGGATCAGGTTCTGGCGGCGCTGAAACCGGTGCTGGAGGATCCCGCCATCCTCAAGATCGGCCAGAACCTGAAATATGACTGGAAGATCTTCGCCCGCCACGGCATCCGCATGGCGTCGCTGGCCGATACGATGCTGATGTCCTATGCACTGAACGCGGGCAGCCACAATCACGGCATGGACGAACTGGCCGAGCGTTATCTGGGCCATAAATGTATCCCCATCAAGGAGCTGATCGGTTCGGGCAAATCGCAGATCACCTTCGATCGGGTCGCCATCGACAAGGCCGCGCCCTATGCCGCCGAGGATGCCGAAATCACGCTGCGGCTTTACGACCATTTCACCCCGATGCTGTCCGACCAGCGCGTCACCACCGCCTATGAATTGCTGGAACGCCCGATGATCCCGGTTCTGGCCGATATGGAACTGGCCGGGATCAAGGTCGATACCGACACGCTCAAGCGCATGTCCAATGCCTTCGCGCAGAAGATGGCCGCGCTGGAGGACGAGATCCACGAACTGGCGGGCGAGAAATTCAACGTCGGCAGTCCCAAGCAACTGGGCGAGATCCTGTTCGACAAGATGAGCCTTGCAGGCGGCAAGCAGGGCAAGACCGGCGCCTATTCGACCAGCGCCGATGTGCTGGAGGATCTGGCGGCCGAGGGCCATGACCTGCCCGCCCGCATCCTTGACTGGCGCCAGATATCCAAGCTGAAATCGACCTATACCGACGCGCTGCAAACCCATGTCGATCCCGATACGGGCCGGGTCCATACCAGCTATTCCATCACCGGGGCACAGACCGGGCGTCTGGCCTCGACCGATCCCAACCTGCAAAATATCCCCGTGCGCACCGAAGAGGGCCGCCGCATCCGCGAGGCCTTCCTTGCCACCCCCGGCCACCGGCTGGTCAGTCTGGACTACAGCCAGATCGAGCTGCGTATTCTGGCCCATGTCGCCGATATCCCGGCGCTGAAGCAGGCCTTCCTCGACGGCATCGACATTCACGCCATGACCGCCAGCCAGATGTTCGGCGTCCCGGTCGAGGGCATGGATCCGATGATCCGCCGCCGCGCCAAGGCGATCAATTTCGGGGTGATCTATGGCATCTCGGGCTTCGGGCTGTCGCGCAACCTGCGCATCCCGCGCGCCGAGGCGCAGGCCTTCATCGACACCTATTTCCAGCGTTTCCCCGAAATCCGCGCCTATATGGACAAGACAGTGGCCGATGCGAAACAGGATGGCCATGTGCGCACCCTCTTCGGTCGGCGGATCAATACGCCGGGCATCAACCAGTCCGGCCCCGCGGCGGGCGGTGCGCGGCGGGCGGCCATCAACGCCCCCATTCAGGGTGCCGCCGCCGACATCATCCGCCGCGCCATGATCCGCATGCCCGACGCAATCCGCGACCTGCCCGCGCGGATGCTGTTGCAGGTCCATGACGAACTGGTCTTCGAGGTTGAGGAAAGCGCCGTCGATGACCTGATCGCCGCCGCCCGCCGGATCATGGAAGGCGCGGCAGAGCCTGCGGTGAAGCTGAACGTGCCGCTGGTGGTGGATGCGGGCCAAGGCATGAACTGGGCCGAGGCGCATTGA
- the recJ gene encoding single-stranded-DNA-specific exonuclease RecJ, with the protein MNAFLGIESSLSGRRWTGPDAALERLAEGLSQRAALPLAIARILAERGVPAEQAPAFLTPKLRDLLPDPLCLRDMEPAAERLVDAATRGQRIAIFADYDVDGGSSAALLLDWLRQQGRQATLYIPDRIDEGYGPNPAAMAGLAAAHDLIICVDCGTLAHEALEAAKGTDVLVLDHHLGGETLPPALAVVNPNRADEDGSLGHLCAAAVVFLVLVQAGRILRRMGRPEPDLMAMLDLVALATVADVAPLTGVNRAFVRQGLAVMARRQRPGLVALSDIARLDGPPSSFHLGFLLGPRINAGGRVGRADLGALCLAATNPQDAGKLASELDNLNRERRAIEAAVREEALAQVEARGDSRLSWAAGDGWHPGVVGIVAARVKEATDLPSVVIGVENGIGKGSARSVPGVDLGRAIQRLATEGLLLKGGGHEMAAGLTVQADRIGAAMDRLADLLSADLASRSGTRDLRISGLLEPSGATTDMFRMLEDAGPFGQAAPAPRFAFAHQLIDSASTMGDNHLRLGFRSPGSPVIEAVAWGAMSGPLGPSLIGAKGRHFHLAGKLELSTWGGRERLRLRLDDAAPA; encoded by the coding sequence ATGAACGCTTTTCTTGGTATCGAATCCTCGCTTTCCGGTCGTCGCTGGACCGGCCCCGACGCCGCGCTTGAACGTCTGGCCGAGGGCCTGTCGCAGCGCGCCGCCCTGCCCCTTGCCATCGCCCGTATCCTTGCCGAACGCGGTGTCCCGGCGGAACAGGCGCCGGCCTTCCTGACCCCGAAACTACGCGACCTGCTGCCCGATCCGCTGTGCCTGCGCGACATGGAACCTGCGGCCGAGCGGCTGGTCGATGCCGCCACCCGCGGCCAGCGCATCGCCATCTTCGCCGATTACGACGTGGACGGCGGCAGTTCCGCCGCCCTGCTGCTGGACTGGCTGCGTCAGCAGGGGCGGCAGGCAACGCTCTATATCCCCGACCGTATCGACGAAGGCTATGGCCCCAATCCCGCCGCCATGGCCGGGCTGGCCGCCGCCCATGACCTGATCATCTGCGTCGATTGCGGCACCCTGGCGCATGAGGCGCTGGAGGCCGCCAAGGGCACCGATGTGCTGGTGCTGGACCACCATCTGGGCGGCGAAACCCTGCCCCCGGCGCTGGCGGTGGTCAATCCCAACCGCGCCGACGAGGACGGCAGCCTCGGCCATCTCTGTGCTGCCGCCGTGGTCTTTCTGGTGCTGGTGCAGGCAGGCCGCATCCTGCGCCGCATGGGTCGGCCCGAACCCGACCTGATGGCGATGCTGGATCTGGTGGCGCTTGCGACCGTCGCCGACGTGGCCCCCCTGACCGGCGTTAACCGCGCCTTCGTGCGTCAGGGTCTGGCGGTCATGGCCCGCCGCCAGCGCCCCGGACTGGTCGCGCTGTCCGATATCGCGCGGCTCGACGGCCCGCCCAGTTCCTTCCATCTGGGCTTTCTTCTGGGCCCCCGCATCAATGCAGGCGGCCGGGTCGGTCGCGCCGATCTGGGCGCACTCTGCCTCGCCGCCACCAACCCGCAGGACGCCGGAAAACTGGCATCCGAGCTCGACAACCTCAACCGCGAACGCCGCGCGATCGAGGCCGCCGTCCGCGAAGAGGCACTGGCCCAGGTCGAGGCCCGCGGCGACAGCCGCCTGTCATGGGCGGCGGGCGACGGCTGGCATCCCGGCGTGGTCGGCATCGTCGCCGCCCGCGTCAAAGAGGCCACAGACCTGCCCTCGGTGGTCATCGGGGTGGAAAACGGCATCGGCAAGGGCTCCGCCCGCTCGGTCCCCGGTGTCGATCTGGGCCGCGCCATCCAGCGCCTCGCCACCGAGGGCCTGCTGCTGAAGGGCGGCGGCCACGAAATGGCGGCGGGTCTGACCGTTCAGGCCGACCGCATCGGCGCGGCGATGGACCGTCTGGCCGACCTCCTCTCTGCCGACCTCGCCAGCCGCAGCGGCACCCGCGACCTGCGGATCTCGGGCCTTCTGGAGCCCTCGGGCGCCACGACCGACATGTTCCGGATGCTCGAGGATGCAGGCCCCTTCGGACAGGCCGCCCCCGCCCCGCGTTTCGCATTCGCCCACCAACTGATCGACAGCGCCTCGACCATGGGCGACAATCACCTGCGGCTCGGCTTCCGCAGCCCCGGCAGCCCGGTGATCGAGGCCGTGGCATGGGGGGCGATGAGCGGCCCGCTCGGCCCCTCGCTGATCGGTGCCAAGGGGCGCCATTTCCACCTCGCGGGCAAACTGGAACTCTCGACCTGGGGCGGACGCGAACGCCTGCGTCTGCGCCTCGACGACGCCGCCCCCGCATAA
- the glpX gene encoding class II fructose-bisphosphatase, producing MTKPRDFNDRMLSLGLARVSEAAAHASAQLIGRGDEKAADQAAVNAMRDQLNMLDIKGVVVIGEGERDEAPMLFIGEEVGTGDGPEVDIALDPLEGTTLTAKDMPNALTVIAMAPRGTLLHAPDVYMEKLAIGPGYEKDVVSLDMSPSERVRALARARGIRDSDITVCILERPRHEDLIAEVRATGAAIRLITDGDVAGVIHCAEAALTGIDMYMGSGGAPEGVLAASALKCMGGQMWGKLLFRNDDERGRAAKAGITDLDRVYSRDELVTADVIFAATGVTNGSIVAGVKREPHYLQTETILMRSKTGSVRRMIYRNPIR from the coding sequence ATGACCAAGCCCCGGGATTTCAATGACCGCATGCTCTCGCTGGGGCTGGCCCGCGTCAGCGAGGCCGCCGCACATGCCTCGGCCCAGTTGATCGGCCGCGGCGACGAAAAGGCCGCCGATCAGGCCGCCGTGAACGCCATGCGCGATCAGCTGAACATGCTGGACATCAAGGGCGTCGTCGTCATCGGCGAGGGTGAGCGCGACGAGGCGCCGATGCTGTTCATCGGCGAAGAGGTCGGCACCGGCGATGGCCCCGAGGTCGATATCGCGCTGGACCCGCTGGAAGGCACGACGCTGACCGCCAAGGACATGCCGAACGCGCTGACCGTCATCGCCATGGCCCCGCGCGGCACGTTGCTGCATGCCCCCGATGTCTATATGGAAAAGCTGGCCATCGGGCCGGGCTACGAGAAGGACGTGGTCAGCCTCGACATGTCGCCCTCGGAACGGGTCCGGGCGTTGGCCCGCGCGCGTGGTATCAGGGACAGCGACATCACCGTCTGCATCCTCGAACGCCCCCGGCACGAGGATCTGATCGCCGAGGTCCGCGCCACCGGCGCCGCGATCCGGCTGATCACCGATGGCGACGTGGCGGGCGTGATCCATTGCGCCGAGGCCGCGCTGACCGGCATCGACATGTATATGGGTTCCGGCGGCGCGCCCGAAGGGGTGCTGGCGGCATCGGCGCTGAAATGCATGGGCGGGCAGATGTGGGGCAAGCTGCTGTTTCGCAACGATGACGAACGTGGCCGCGCCGCCAAGGCCGGGATCACCGATCTCGACCGCGTCTATTCGCGCGATGAACTGGTGACCGCCGATGTGATCTTTGCCGCGACCGGCGTCACCAACGGCTCGATCGTGGCGGGGGTCAAGCGCGAACCGCATTACCTGCAGACCGAGACCATCCTGATGCGCTCGAAGACCGGCTCGGTCCGGCGGATGATCTATCGCAACCCGATCCGCTAA
- a CDS encoding BolA family protein translates to MIADEMRVRLASLTPTRLEVIDESESHRGHAGFREGGESHFRIRMVSPAFAGLGRVQRHRLVHRTLGDIVPRIHALALELAES, encoded by the coding sequence ATGATTGCGGATGAAATGCGCGTGAGGCTGGCCAGCCTGACCCCCACCCGACTGGAGGTGATCGACGAAAGCGAAAGCCATCGTGGCCATGCCGGTTTCCGCGAGGGCGGCGAAAGCCATTTCCGTATCCGCATGGTCAGTCCCGCCTTTGCCGGGCTGGGTCGGGTGCAGCGCCACCGGCTGGTTCACCGGACCCTTGGCGACATCGTGCCCCGCATTCACGCCCTGGCGCTGGAACTGGCCGAAAGCTGA
- a CDS encoding J domain-containing protein, with translation MSSNDPFDFDLSAAKDKKRRAKGRRGMSGAFETSTRRCDKQGCDEPGQYRAPKSPRNLEDYFWFCKDHVREYNLNWNYFQGQSEEEFQEFLSNATVWERPTKPFGRATEEQKWARHGVSDPLEILGANGTSPEARAKIGRKLPPTERRALEILEARDTWSRAEIRKQYKSLVKDLHPDMNGGDRSDEDRLAEVVWAWDQVKESRFFRD, from the coding sequence ATGAGCAGTAACGACCCGTTCGATTTCGATCTTTCGGCCGCAAAAGACAAGAAGCGCCGCGCCAAGGGTCGGCGTGGCATGTCTGGCGCGTTCGAAACCTCGACCCGGCGCTGTGACAAGCAGGGCTGCGATGAGCCGGGCCAGTATCGCGCGCCGAAAAGTCCGCGCAACCTCGAGGATTACTTCTGGTTCTGCAAGGACCATGTGCGCGAATACAATCTGAACTGGAACTATTTCCAGGGCCAGTCCGAGGAGGAGTTCCAGGAATTCCTGTCCAATGCGACGGTCTGGGAACGGCCCACCAAACCCTTCGGCCGCGCGACCGAGGAACAGAAATGGGCGCGCCATGGCGTCAGCGATCCGCTGGAAATCCTCGGGGCGAACGGCACCTCGCCCGAGGCGCGGGCCAAGATCGGGCGCAAGCTGCCGCCCACCGAACGGCGCGCGCTGGAGATCCTCGAGGCCCGGGACACTTGGAGCCGCGCTGAAATCCGCAAGCAATACAAGTCGCTGGTCAAGGATCTGCATCCCGACATGAATGGCGGCGACCGCTCGGACGAGGATCGGCTGGCCGAAGTCGTCTGGGCATGGGATCAGGTCAAGGAAAGCCGTTTCTTTCGCGATTGA